In Crassostrea angulata isolate pt1a10 chromosome 4, ASM2561291v2, whole genome shotgun sequence, one genomic interval encodes:
- the LOC128180130 gene encoding clathrin interactor 1-like isoform X2, protein MWKLREITDKVTNVVMNYTEVETKVREATNDDAWGPHGQIMQEIARYTFTYEHFPEVMGMLWKRMLHDNKKNWRRTYKSLLLLAYLVRNGSEKSVTSCREHLYDLRGLESYTFTDELGKDQGLNVRTKAKELVDFIQDDERLREERKKAKKNRDKYIGMSGDSYSSSSRYSDRYDEEPASTGGGGGGGSVSSNSGRSKYRLDEIDDWETGNKSIATEAVDKVKGLWNKVQGRRGPDDIVDYSSNRAPGGRKNSLTDFSLTEHCDEPENKCDDFDDTPSSKYSYKDDDEEFTSVERTHTTRTEKITTNRRTRSVGKKLDLGASSSLGKDKSDTTSQTSSTGVRDDFGPSLLDMGNTKSVDDGFADFKSATANGDFNPRGDMTAVSPNKEFGDFAAFDNNGSSVAKPTGSDSFADFSQFNPAAASSSSSETASNDLLDVFGNTPASVSSSGNMGIPAMGNMNMSGMNQPMMGVNMNMGMSGVPNQMGMNPQMMGMTSQPQMTGMNMAPGMSQGMMAPMGMQQPMMMQPGMPQNMGFAASFPMQTTGMVAEKTEITSITTTSTSETKQKSANTWTDTGKVNIDLDGLGSTNKFQKHSQPSMNQLQQQSSPGVPVNSWNPELYQMGYPPEYGMMMGNQPGMSGLQQGIQNIAINPGGMMGQPAPMMGHQMGMSVGMQGNMGMQAGMMGNMPVGSMGMQSKMMGQSQFQQKTDAAFSAFGNFGKK, encoded by the exons ATGTGGAAATTAAGGGAAATAACAGATAAAGT CACAAATGTGGTAATGAACTATACAGAAGTGGAGACCAAAGTCAGAGAAGCCACAAATGATGATGCTTGGGGACCACATGGTCAGATTATGCAGGAGATTGCTCGCTACACATTTACCTACGAACATTTCCCAGAGGTTATGGGAATGCTGTGGAAACGAATGTTGCATGACAACAAGAAAAACTGGAGACGAACTTACAAG TCCTTGCTATTGTTGGCATACTTAGTGAGAAATGGATCAGAAAAGAGTGTCACAAGTTGTAGAGAACACCTTTATGACCTCCGTGGACTAGAGAGTTACACATTTACTGATGAATTGGGAAAGGACCAAGGATTAAATG tGAGAACCAAAGCAAAGGAACTGGTAGACTTTATTCAGGACGATGAGAGGTTACGAGAAGAACGTAAAAAAGCCAAAAAGAATCGTGATAAATACATTGGAATGTCCGGTGATAGTTACTCATCCTCAAGCAGATACA GTGACAGATATGATGAAGAGCCTGCATCGACcggtgggggtgggggaggtGGTAGTGTCAGCAGTAATAGTGGCCGGTCAAAGTACAGACTAGACGAAATTGACGACTGGGAGACTGGCAATAAATCTATAGCCACAGAGGCTGTAGACAAGGTCAAAGGTCTGTGGAACAAAGTTCAAGGTCGAAGAGGTCCTGATGATATAGTAGACTACAG CTCAAACCGCGCCCCTGGTGGCAGAAAGAACAGTTTGACTGACTTTAG CTTAACAGAACATTG TGATGAACCAGAAAACAAATGTGATGATTTTGATGATACTCCAAGTTCTAAGTATTCCTACAAAGACGATGATGAAGAGTTTACATCTGTAGAACGTACACACACCACTAGAACAGAGAAAATCACAACGAACCGCCGCACACGATCTGTAGGGAAAAAACTCGACCTAGGGGCATCTTCTAGTTTAGGAAAAGATAAATCTGACACAACG TCACAGACCAGTAGCACCGGTGTGAGAGATGACTTTGGACCAAGCTTACTCGACATGGGAAATACCAAGTCAGTGGATGACGGCTTTGCTGATTTCAAATCAGCAACAGCGAATGGTGATTTTAATCCAAGAGGAGATATGACAGCTG TTTCTCCAAACAAAGAGTTTGGGGATTTCGCGGCCTTTGACAATAATGGTTCCAGTGTTGCCAAACCAACAGG AAGTGATAGCTTTGCAGACTTCTCTCAATTCAACCCAGCTGCTGCTAGCTCTTCAAGTTCAGAGACAGCAAGCAATGATTTATTGGACGTGTTTGGAAACACCCCTGCCTCTGTTTCCAGCAGTGGTAATATGGGTATTCCAGCTATGGGCAACATGAATATGTCTGGGATGAACCAGCCCATGATGGGCGTAAATATGAATATGGGAATGAGTGGAGTGCCAAATCAG ATGGGAATGAATCCTCAGATGATGGGTATGACGTCACAACCTCAGATGACTGGAATGAACATGGCACCGGGAATGTCCCAAGGCATGATGGCACCTATGGGAATGCAACAg CCAATGATGATGCAGCCAGGAATGCCTCAAAACATGGGATTTGCAGCCAGTTTTCCAATGCAAACCACAGGAATG GTTGCAGAAAAAACGGAAATAACTAGCATTACTACTACATCCACATCTGAAACCAAG CAAAAGAGTGCCAACACATGGACAGATACCGGTAAAGTCAACATCGATCTGGATGGGCTGGGCTCCACCAACAAGTTCCAGAAGCATTCACAGCCATCCATGAATCAGCTACAGCAGCAGTCTAGTCCAG GTGTACCAGTCAACTCTTGGAACCCAGAGTTGTATCAGATGGGCTACCCGCCTGAATATG GAATGATGATGGGGAACCAGCCAGGAATGAGTGGTCTACAGCAGGGAATACAGAACATAGCAATAAACCCTGGTGGTATGATGGGTCAGCCTGCACCAATGATGGGGCATCAGATGG GAATGTCTGTTGGCATGCAGGGAAATATGGGAATGCAGGCAGGCATGATGGGTAATATGCCTGTCGGGTCAATGGGAATGCAGAGCAAAATGATGGGTCAAAGTCAGTTCCAGCAGAAAACCGATGCAGCATTCAGTGCTTTTGGCAATTTTGGAAAAAAGTGA
- the LOC128180130 gene encoding clathrin interactor 1-like isoform X5 encodes MWKLREITDKVTNVVMNYTEVETKVREATNDDAWGPHGQIMQEIARYTFTYEHFPEVMGMLWKRMLHDNKKNWRRTYKSLLLLAYLVRNGSEKSVTSCREHLYDLRGLESYTFTDELGKDQGLNVRTKAKELVDFIQDDERLREERKKAKKNRDKYIGMSGDSYSSSSRYSDRYDEEPASTGGGGGGGSVSSNSGRSKYRLDEIDDWETGNKSIATEAVDKVKGLWNKVQGRRGPDDIVDYSLTEHCDEPENKCDDFDDTPSSKYSYKDDDEEFTSVERTHTTRTEKITTNRRTRSVGKKLDLGASSSLGKDKSDTTSQTSSTGVRDDFGPSLLDMGNTKSVDDGFADFKSATANGDFNPRGDMTAVSPNKEFGDFAAFDNNGSSVAKPTGSDSFADFSQFNPAAASSSSSETASNDLLDVFGNTPASVSSSGNMGIPAMGNMNMSGMNQPMMGVNMNMGMSGVPNQMGMNPQMMGMTSQPQMTGMNMAPGMSQGMMAPMGMQQPMMMQPGMPQNMGFAASFPMQTTGMVAEKTEITSITTTSTSETKQKSANTWTDTGKVNIDLDGLGSTNKFQKHSQPSMNQLQQQSSPGVPVNSWNPELYQMGYPPEYGMMMGNQPGMSGLQQGIQNIAINPGGMMGQPAPMMGHQMGMSVGMQGNMGMQAGMMGNMPVGSMGMQSKMMGQSQFQQKTDAAFSAFGNFGKK; translated from the exons ATGTGGAAATTAAGGGAAATAACAGATAAAGT CACAAATGTGGTAATGAACTATACAGAAGTGGAGACCAAAGTCAGAGAAGCCACAAATGATGATGCTTGGGGACCACATGGTCAGATTATGCAGGAGATTGCTCGCTACACATTTACCTACGAACATTTCCCAGAGGTTATGGGAATGCTGTGGAAACGAATGTTGCATGACAACAAGAAAAACTGGAGACGAACTTACAAG TCCTTGCTATTGTTGGCATACTTAGTGAGAAATGGATCAGAAAAGAGTGTCACAAGTTGTAGAGAACACCTTTATGACCTCCGTGGACTAGAGAGTTACACATTTACTGATGAATTGGGAAAGGACCAAGGATTAAATG tGAGAACCAAAGCAAAGGAACTGGTAGACTTTATTCAGGACGATGAGAGGTTACGAGAAGAACGTAAAAAAGCCAAAAAGAATCGTGATAAATACATTGGAATGTCCGGTGATAGTTACTCATCCTCAAGCAGATACA GTGACAGATATGATGAAGAGCCTGCATCGACcggtgggggtgggggaggtGGTAGTGTCAGCAGTAATAGTGGCCGGTCAAAGTACAGACTAGACGAAATTGACGACTGGGAGACTGGCAATAAATCTATAGCCACAGAGGCTGTAGACAAGGTCAAAGGTCTGTGGAACAAAGTTCAAGGTCGAAGAGGTCCTGATGATATAGTAGACTACAG CTTAACAGAACATTG TGATGAACCAGAAAACAAATGTGATGATTTTGATGATACTCCAAGTTCTAAGTATTCCTACAAAGACGATGATGAAGAGTTTACATCTGTAGAACGTACACACACCACTAGAACAGAGAAAATCACAACGAACCGCCGCACACGATCTGTAGGGAAAAAACTCGACCTAGGGGCATCTTCTAGTTTAGGAAAAGATAAATCTGACACAACG TCACAGACCAGTAGCACCGGTGTGAGAGATGACTTTGGACCAAGCTTACTCGACATGGGAAATACCAAGTCAGTGGATGACGGCTTTGCTGATTTCAAATCAGCAACAGCGAATGGTGATTTTAATCCAAGAGGAGATATGACAGCTG TTTCTCCAAACAAAGAGTTTGGGGATTTCGCGGCCTTTGACAATAATGGTTCCAGTGTTGCCAAACCAACAGG AAGTGATAGCTTTGCAGACTTCTCTCAATTCAACCCAGCTGCTGCTAGCTCTTCAAGTTCAGAGACAGCAAGCAATGATTTATTGGACGTGTTTGGAAACACCCCTGCCTCTGTTTCCAGCAGTGGTAATATGGGTATTCCAGCTATGGGCAACATGAATATGTCTGGGATGAACCAGCCCATGATGGGCGTAAATATGAATATGGGAATGAGTGGAGTGCCAAATCAG ATGGGAATGAATCCTCAGATGATGGGTATGACGTCACAACCTCAGATGACTGGAATGAACATGGCACCGGGAATGTCCCAAGGCATGATGGCACCTATGGGAATGCAACAg CCAATGATGATGCAGCCAGGAATGCCTCAAAACATGGGATTTGCAGCCAGTTTTCCAATGCAAACCACAGGAATG GTTGCAGAAAAAACGGAAATAACTAGCATTACTACTACATCCACATCTGAAACCAAG CAAAAGAGTGCCAACACATGGACAGATACCGGTAAAGTCAACATCGATCTGGATGGGCTGGGCTCCACCAACAAGTTCCAGAAGCATTCACAGCCATCCATGAATCAGCTACAGCAGCAGTCTAGTCCAG GTGTACCAGTCAACTCTTGGAACCCAGAGTTGTATCAGATGGGCTACCCGCCTGAATATG GAATGATGATGGGGAACCAGCCAGGAATGAGTGGTCTACAGCAGGGAATACAGAACATAGCAATAAACCCTGGTGGTATGATGGGTCAGCCTGCACCAATGATGGGGCATCAGATGG GAATGTCTGTTGGCATGCAGGGAAATATGGGAATGCAGGCAGGCATGATGGGTAATATGCCTGTCGGGTCAATGGGAATGCAGAGCAAAATGATGGGTCAAAGTCAGTTCCAGCAGAAAACCGATGCAGCATTCAGTGCTTTTGGCAATTTTGGAAAAAAGTGA
- the LOC128180130 gene encoding clathrin interactor 1-like isoform X4, which produces MWKLREITDKVTNVVMNYTEVETKVREATNDDAWGPHGQIMQEIARYTFTYEHFPEVMGMLWKRMLHDNKKNWRRTYKSLLLLAYLVRNGSEKSVTSCREHLYDLRGLESYTFTDELGKDQGLNVRTKAKELVDFIQDDERLREERKKAKKNRDKYIGMSGDSYSSSSRYSDRYDEEPASTGGGGGGGSVSSNSGRSKYRLDEIDDWETGNKSIATEAVDKVKGLWNKVQGRRGPDDIVDYRYYKPSSDEPENKCDDFDDTPSSKYSYKDDDEEFTSVERTHTTRTEKITTNRRTRSVGKKLDLGASSSLGKDKSDTTSQTSSTGVRDDFGPSLLDMGNTKSVDDGFADFKSATANGDFNPRGDMTAVSPNKEFGDFAAFDNNGSSVAKPTGSDSFADFSQFNPAAASSSSSETASNDLLDVFGNTPASVSSSGNMGIPAMGNMNMSGMNQPMMGVNMNMGMSGVPNQMGMNPQMMGMTSQPQMTGMNMAPGMSQGMMAPMGMQQPMMMQPGMPQNMGFAASFPMQTTGMVAEKTEITSITTTSTSETKQKSANTWTDTGKVNIDLDGLGSTNKFQKHSQPSMNQLQQQSSPGVPVNSWNPELYQMGYPPEYGMMMGNQPGMSGLQQGIQNIAINPGGMMGQPAPMMGHQMGMSVGMQGNMGMQAGMMGNMPVGSMGMQSKMMGQSQFQQKTDAAFSAFGNFGKK; this is translated from the exons ATGTGGAAATTAAGGGAAATAACAGATAAAGT CACAAATGTGGTAATGAACTATACAGAAGTGGAGACCAAAGTCAGAGAAGCCACAAATGATGATGCTTGGGGACCACATGGTCAGATTATGCAGGAGATTGCTCGCTACACATTTACCTACGAACATTTCCCAGAGGTTATGGGAATGCTGTGGAAACGAATGTTGCATGACAACAAGAAAAACTGGAGACGAACTTACAAG TCCTTGCTATTGTTGGCATACTTAGTGAGAAATGGATCAGAAAAGAGTGTCACAAGTTGTAGAGAACACCTTTATGACCTCCGTGGACTAGAGAGTTACACATTTACTGATGAATTGGGAAAGGACCAAGGATTAAATG tGAGAACCAAAGCAAAGGAACTGGTAGACTTTATTCAGGACGATGAGAGGTTACGAGAAGAACGTAAAAAAGCCAAAAAGAATCGTGATAAATACATTGGAATGTCCGGTGATAGTTACTCATCCTCAAGCAGATACA GTGACAGATATGATGAAGAGCCTGCATCGACcggtgggggtgggggaggtGGTAGTGTCAGCAGTAATAGTGGCCGGTCAAAGTACAGACTAGACGAAATTGACGACTGGGAGACTGGCAATAAATCTATAGCCACAGAGGCTGTAGACAAGGTCAAAGGTCTGTGGAACAAAGTTCAAGGTCGAAGAGGTCCTGATGATATAGTAGACTACAG GTATTATAAACCCTCAAG TGATGAACCAGAAAACAAATGTGATGATTTTGATGATACTCCAAGTTCTAAGTATTCCTACAAAGACGATGATGAAGAGTTTACATCTGTAGAACGTACACACACCACTAGAACAGAGAAAATCACAACGAACCGCCGCACACGATCTGTAGGGAAAAAACTCGACCTAGGGGCATCTTCTAGTTTAGGAAAAGATAAATCTGACACAACG TCACAGACCAGTAGCACCGGTGTGAGAGATGACTTTGGACCAAGCTTACTCGACATGGGAAATACCAAGTCAGTGGATGACGGCTTTGCTGATTTCAAATCAGCAACAGCGAATGGTGATTTTAATCCAAGAGGAGATATGACAGCTG TTTCTCCAAACAAAGAGTTTGGGGATTTCGCGGCCTTTGACAATAATGGTTCCAGTGTTGCCAAACCAACAGG AAGTGATAGCTTTGCAGACTTCTCTCAATTCAACCCAGCTGCTGCTAGCTCTTCAAGTTCAGAGACAGCAAGCAATGATTTATTGGACGTGTTTGGAAACACCCCTGCCTCTGTTTCCAGCAGTGGTAATATGGGTATTCCAGCTATGGGCAACATGAATATGTCTGGGATGAACCAGCCCATGATGGGCGTAAATATGAATATGGGAATGAGTGGAGTGCCAAATCAG ATGGGAATGAATCCTCAGATGATGGGTATGACGTCACAACCTCAGATGACTGGAATGAACATGGCACCGGGAATGTCCCAAGGCATGATGGCACCTATGGGAATGCAACAg CCAATGATGATGCAGCCAGGAATGCCTCAAAACATGGGATTTGCAGCCAGTTTTCCAATGCAAACCACAGGAATG GTTGCAGAAAAAACGGAAATAACTAGCATTACTACTACATCCACATCTGAAACCAAG CAAAAGAGTGCCAACACATGGACAGATACCGGTAAAGTCAACATCGATCTGGATGGGCTGGGCTCCACCAACAAGTTCCAGAAGCATTCACAGCCATCCATGAATCAGCTACAGCAGCAGTCTAGTCCAG GTGTACCAGTCAACTCTTGGAACCCAGAGTTGTATCAGATGGGCTACCCGCCTGAATATG GAATGATGATGGGGAACCAGCCAGGAATGAGTGGTCTACAGCAGGGAATACAGAACATAGCAATAAACCCTGGTGGTATGATGGGTCAGCCTGCACCAATGATGGGGCATCAGATGG GAATGTCTGTTGGCATGCAGGGAAATATGGGAATGCAGGCAGGCATGATGGGTAATATGCCTGTCGGGTCAATGGGAATGCAGAGCAAAATGATGGGTCAAAGTCAGTTCCAGCAGAAAACCGATGCAGCATTCAGTGCTTTTGGCAATTTTGGAAAAAAGTGA
- the LOC128180130 gene encoding clathrin interactor 1-like isoform X1 codes for MWKLREITDKVTNVVMNYTEVETKVREATNDDAWGPHGQIMQEIARYTFTYEHFPEVMGMLWKRMLHDNKKNWRRTYKSLLLLAYLVRNGSEKSVTSCREHLYDLRGLESYTFTDELGKDQGLNVRTKAKELVDFIQDDERLREERKKAKKNRDKYIGMSGDSYSSSSRYSDRYDEEPASTGGGGGGGSVSSNSGRSKYRLDEIDDWETGNKSIATEAVDKVKGLWNKVQGRRGPDDIVDYSSNRAPGGRKNSLTDFRYYKPSSDEPENKCDDFDDTPSSKYSYKDDDEEFTSVERTHTTRTEKITTNRRTRSVGKKLDLGASSSLGKDKSDTTSQTSSTGVRDDFGPSLLDMGNTKSVDDGFADFKSATANGDFNPRGDMTAVSPNKEFGDFAAFDNNGSSVAKPTGSDSFADFSQFNPAAASSSSSETASNDLLDVFGNTPASVSSSGNMGIPAMGNMNMSGMNQPMMGVNMNMGMSGVPNQMGMNPQMMGMTSQPQMTGMNMAPGMSQGMMAPMGMQQPMMMQPGMPQNMGFAASFPMQTTGMVAEKTEITSITTTSTSETKQKSANTWTDTGKVNIDLDGLGSTNKFQKHSQPSMNQLQQQSSPGVPVNSWNPELYQMGYPPEYGMMMGNQPGMSGLQQGIQNIAINPGGMMGQPAPMMGHQMGMSVGMQGNMGMQAGMMGNMPVGSMGMQSKMMGQSQFQQKTDAAFSAFGNFGKK; via the exons ATGTGGAAATTAAGGGAAATAACAGATAAAGT CACAAATGTGGTAATGAACTATACAGAAGTGGAGACCAAAGTCAGAGAAGCCACAAATGATGATGCTTGGGGACCACATGGTCAGATTATGCAGGAGATTGCTCGCTACACATTTACCTACGAACATTTCCCAGAGGTTATGGGAATGCTGTGGAAACGAATGTTGCATGACAACAAGAAAAACTGGAGACGAACTTACAAG TCCTTGCTATTGTTGGCATACTTAGTGAGAAATGGATCAGAAAAGAGTGTCACAAGTTGTAGAGAACACCTTTATGACCTCCGTGGACTAGAGAGTTACACATTTACTGATGAATTGGGAAAGGACCAAGGATTAAATG tGAGAACCAAAGCAAAGGAACTGGTAGACTTTATTCAGGACGATGAGAGGTTACGAGAAGAACGTAAAAAAGCCAAAAAGAATCGTGATAAATACATTGGAATGTCCGGTGATAGTTACTCATCCTCAAGCAGATACA GTGACAGATATGATGAAGAGCCTGCATCGACcggtgggggtgggggaggtGGTAGTGTCAGCAGTAATAGTGGCCGGTCAAAGTACAGACTAGACGAAATTGACGACTGGGAGACTGGCAATAAATCTATAGCCACAGAGGCTGTAGACAAGGTCAAAGGTCTGTGGAACAAAGTTCAAGGTCGAAGAGGTCCTGATGATATAGTAGACTACAG CTCAAACCGCGCCCCTGGTGGCAGAAAGAACAGTTTGACTGACTTTAG GTATTATAAACCCTCAAG TGATGAACCAGAAAACAAATGTGATGATTTTGATGATACTCCAAGTTCTAAGTATTCCTACAAAGACGATGATGAAGAGTTTACATCTGTAGAACGTACACACACCACTAGAACAGAGAAAATCACAACGAACCGCCGCACACGATCTGTAGGGAAAAAACTCGACCTAGGGGCATCTTCTAGTTTAGGAAAAGATAAATCTGACACAACG TCACAGACCAGTAGCACCGGTGTGAGAGATGACTTTGGACCAAGCTTACTCGACATGGGAAATACCAAGTCAGTGGATGACGGCTTTGCTGATTTCAAATCAGCAACAGCGAATGGTGATTTTAATCCAAGAGGAGATATGACAGCTG TTTCTCCAAACAAAGAGTTTGGGGATTTCGCGGCCTTTGACAATAATGGTTCCAGTGTTGCCAAACCAACAGG AAGTGATAGCTTTGCAGACTTCTCTCAATTCAACCCAGCTGCTGCTAGCTCTTCAAGTTCAGAGACAGCAAGCAATGATTTATTGGACGTGTTTGGAAACACCCCTGCCTCTGTTTCCAGCAGTGGTAATATGGGTATTCCAGCTATGGGCAACATGAATATGTCTGGGATGAACCAGCCCATGATGGGCGTAAATATGAATATGGGAATGAGTGGAGTGCCAAATCAG ATGGGAATGAATCCTCAGATGATGGGTATGACGTCACAACCTCAGATGACTGGAATGAACATGGCACCGGGAATGTCCCAAGGCATGATGGCACCTATGGGAATGCAACAg CCAATGATGATGCAGCCAGGAATGCCTCAAAACATGGGATTTGCAGCCAGTTTTCCAATGCAAACCACAGGAATG GTTGCAGAAAAAACGGAAATAACTAGCATTACTACTACATCCACATCTGAAACCAAG CAAAAGAGTGCCAACACATGGACAGATACCGGTAAAGTCAACATCGATCTGGATGGGCTGGGCTCCACCAACAAGTTCCAGAAGCATTCACAGCCATCCATGAATCAGCTACAGCAGCAGTCTAGTCCAG GTGTACCAGTCAACTCTTGGAACCCAGAGTTGTATCAGATGGGCTACCCGCCTGAATATG GAATGATGATGGGGAACCAGCCAGGAATGAGTGGTCTACAGCAGGGAATACAGAACATAGCAATAAACCCTGGTGGTATGATGGGTCAGCCTGCACCAATGATGGGGCATCAGATGG GAATGTCTGTTGGCATGCAGGGAAATATGGGAATGCAGGCAGGCATGATGGGTAATATGCCTGTCGGGTCAATGGGAATGCAGAGCAAAATGATGGGTCAAAGTCAGTTCCAGCAGAAAACCGATGCAGCATTCAGTGCTTTTGGCAATTTTGGAAAAAAGTGA